Below is a genomic region from Desulfovibrio intestinalis.
ATCACCTTGCGGCGGCTTAAAAGCTCCGCCGCAAGATGTGACACCACACTTTACTGCTGCGTGCTCATGGCCCGCACAGCTTCAAACGGCAGCTTCAGGCCTTCCATCTGTTCCGCAAGGCTACGGTCTCCCTGCTTTGCAGTGAAGGTAAGCAACATACCGGGATTGTCCAGCATGGCAATGAGGTCAAGCACAAGAACCGTCCGTCCGGGTGTGCTCTGAATATCAAGCTTGCCCGGTTTGGCCGCAAAAGCTTGCAGGCTTTGGCGAATGGCCTTGTTCTGCGGGGTTTCCTTGATGCCGGGCAAAGCGGCAAGGGCTTCAAGCGTGGCCACTGCCTGCGGCACGCTGGGAGAAATGTTCAGGCCCAGCCATGCGGTAGCGCCTTCATCCTTGTAGTTCAGGGTAAAGTCACTGAAACTCTGGGTAAGAAGGTCTTCCGCCATACGAGCGCCGGGCTTTTCGCTCATGTTCAGGGAGCACTCAAGCTGCCCCATGCCCACGGATTGTATTGTGGCTTTTTTATGGCTGACAGCGCCCTTGGTTTGGGACTCAAAAGCCATATCCATATTGAGGGGGGGCAGGGTCAGTTCCAGCAGCGCATACAGCAGGCTGGAGGGGGCAGTAAGGCCAGTAATGCTGCTGCGGGTGTGCGAGGGCGCATTGGAAAGCCATTCAAACTGGGCATCCTTGACCTGCACGGCGCCTGTTTCCACAGCAAAGTTCATGTCTGTAGTTTGGAATTTGCGCAGTAAGGGCGGTTCTGCATTCAACATGCTTTCTACAAGCGGCATAAGCTGCTGCTGGGCTTCCGGCGATTCAGGATCTTCACTGAGGATCACAAGCTGCCGCATGAGATTTTCTTCAGGCAAAAAGATGCCTTCTTGACGAAGATGCCCGATGGCCAGCCCCTGCGCGCCGCCGACCCGAACAGCAAGATCATCGATAGCAAGGCTTGCAATGGCGTGTTCCTGCCAACCTGCCATGTGCATTTCTTTAAAACTTACCTTGATTGGACCGTTGGCGTCGATAACCTCCGCATTGACAAAGTAGGCGCGGGTATTGTCCGCCCCCATGCTGTATGTGGCGGTCACCATGTCGATGGGTTCGTTTTTGTCAAGAGCCTGGGCCACCACAAAGGGCTTGGCGCGAATAACGTCGATTTCTTCCCGCTGCACAGTGACCCTGCTGTTGGGAGTGGTCATCGTGACGTTACGCACGACCACATTTTCAGCAATATCCACAAGGTTGTTGCCGTCAAGAACCATGTCGCGCAGGGGTGTGAGAACCAGCAACATGCGCACTGGCAACCGGAATGAAGCTTCGGAAACAAGCCACGTTTCCGGTCCCCTTGCCTGTTCGCCGCGCAGTGACAGGCCACGGATGGAAACCTCACGCGTGAAAGGCGAAAAATCCACCTGATCTGCGGTGGCTGTGTAGGCCTTGCCCTGCGGGTCAATGGACATGTTGCCAAGCCCGCTGAGAAGCTGTTCCTTTATGGATGAGCGCAGTCCGAAACCCAGCGCTGTCAGGCCGACAGCAATAATAACTGCCAGTAGTATCAGAGTTTTCAGCAGTTTTTTCATTACAGGTTTATTCCTTCGTTGGTTGGTATGGCGTACGGTGTATCGCATGCTTTGCGCTGGGCACGCATGCCAGAAATGGCCCCGCTATGAGCAGGCCGCCGTCAATCCACCCTGTGGTGGCAGCCCAGGCTGGTGCGGTTACGCATGGCTGCCTGGGTAATGACATAGGCGGTTTGCGAACCGTGGAAAAGGTCCACCAGACGCCGCGAAATGCGTGTGTGCTTGTAAAAATCGTGAATATGCCGCACGAGGTCGCGCATGTCTTCAAAGGCTCTGCGCAGGCGGGCATCAGTGCGTGAGATGCCCACGTAGTTCCACATGGTGTTGCGGATATTGGTCCAATCCTGGGCAACCAGGGCCGGGTCGTCACGGCGTTCGTCGCCTTCATGCAGCCAGTCAGGGATGGAGGCGATGAGATTCTGGGGCAGGCCGTCTTCGGCATTGAGGCGGTGGGCAAGATCCTTGCCGCAGCTGACGCCCCACACCAGGGCCTCAAGCAGGGACGTGCTGGCAAGGCGGTTGGCTCCGTGCAGGCCCGTGCAGGCGCATTCACCAATGGCATAAAGCCCGCGCATGGACGTGCGCCCGTGTACGTCGGTGAGAACGCCGCCGCAAAAGTAATGCGCGGCAGGCACAACAGGTATGGGCTCCCGGCGTATATCGATGCCAGCTTCAAGGCATTTCTGGAAAACAGTGGGAAAGCGCGTGGGCAAATCCTGTTGCACGCCGCTCACATCCAGGAAAAGGCAGGGCGCGCCATTGTGCAGCATTTCGTCCATCATGGCCTGTGAAACAACGTCTCTCGGGGCCAGGTCGGCGCGCGGATCGTAGTCTTTCATGAATGCCTGCCCCTTGTGGTTGAGCAGGCGCGCGCCTTCACCTCGCATAGCTTCGGTAATGAGGGAGCGGCGGGTGCTGCGTTCCTCATACAGGGCAGTGGGGTGAAACTGCATGAATTCCAGGTTGGCCAGGGATACGCCAGCGCGAAAGGCCATAGACACGCCCGTGCCCACGCAGCCCTGCGCATTGGTGGAATGCAGGAACACCTGCCCTACGCCGCCGGTAGCCAGCACTGTCCAGTCGGCCAGAATCGTTTCAGGTTCGCCGCTTTCTTCGTTGAGCACATATGCGCCGAGGCAGCGGTTGTCCACTTCGTAGCGGAGTTGCGAACCCTTGGCGTGGTGATGGCTGGTAAGGAGGTCAATGGCGGCGCGCCGATGCAGGCGCGTGATGCGTGGGTGGGCCAGAACCTGAGCCGTCAGGCCGTCCATCATAGCACGCCCCGAATAATCACGGCAATGCAGGATGCGCGGGGCAGAGTGCCCGCCTTCACGGGTCAGGTTAAAACTGCCGTCCTCATTACGGTCAAAGGGCACCTTGGCGCGCTCTATGAGCACATTGTCAACGCACGTTGGCCCCTGATCGCATAGAAAACGCACAGCCTTGCCATAGTTATAGTTATGGCCTGCTACAAATATATCCTTTTCAAGGGCCTGAGCATCATCATTCGGCCCGGCCTCGTGCTTGCCGGAGCCATTGATATCTCCGTTGGCGTCAGGATCGGCACGGTAGATGATGCCCCCTTGCGCCAGTTCGGAGTTGCCGTCAGCCAACTGGGTTCCGGCATTGATAATAAGCACTTCATAACCGGCGTCGGCCAGGGTCAGGGCGGCGGTGCATCCGGCAATGCCCGAACCGATAATCAATACGGGCACATGACGGCGACTGACATTCACTGTGCTAACCTCATTGGCCGCATACTTCCAGCATGCGGGTTAACGAGAGACGGGCGGGGGGGCAGAGTTCCTCCTCGATCGCCAGAGGGATGGCTTTTTGCGAAACAATTTCAGTAAGTATAGTCCAAAGTTTCTTTTCCGTCACCTTGGCCATGTTGCCGCAAACGGCGTGGCCCAAGGGGATGATGCGGCACTGGTCCTTGAAGCGGTCGGCAAGACGGTGCACAAGGTGGTTCTCCGTGCCAACAATAAGGGTCGTGCCCGGAGCTTCGGCGGCTATACGGGCCGCGTCCTTGATAAGGAAGGATGTGGAGCCTGCGCCGTCACAGACGGAAATGACTTCTTCACGGCATTCTGGATGGGCAATGACGCGGCAGCCGGGGTGGGCGGCGCGCATTTCGCGCACATCATCGGGGTCAAAGCGGGCATGGATGGCGCAGCAGCC
It encodes:
- the nadB gene encoding L-aspartate oxidase; protein product: MNVSRRHVPVLIIGSGIAGCTAALTLADAGYEVLIINAGTQLADGNSELAQGGIIYRADPDANGDINGSGKHEAGPNDDAQALEKDIFVAGHNYNYGKAVRFLCDQGPTCVDNVLIERAKVPFDRNEDGSFNLTREGGHSAPRILHCRDYSGRAMMDGLTAQVLAHPRITRLHRRAAIDLLTSHHHAKGSQLRYEVDNRCLGAYVLNEESGEPETILADWTVLATGGVGQVFLHSTNAQGCVGTGVSMAFRAGVSLANLEFMQFHPTALYEERSTRRSLITEAMRGEGARLLNHKGQAFMKDYDPRADLAPRDVVSQAMMDEMLHNGAPCLFLDVSGVQQDLPTRFPTVFQKCLEAGIDIRREPIPVVPAAHYFCGGVLTDVHGRTSMRGLYAIGECACTGLHGANRLASTSLLEALVWGVSCGKDLAHRLNAEDGLPQNLIASIPDWLHEGDERRDDPALVAQDWTNIRNTMWNYVGISRTDARLRRAFEDMRDLVRHIHDFYKHTRISRRLVDLFHGSQTAYVITQAAMRNRTSLGCHHRVD